One Keratinibaculum paraultunense genomic window carries:
- a CDS encoding PDZ domain-containing protein, translating into MDIIFQVIYYSLSNILSILKSPFFWVVVGIIYFQYRKISNIERNILGENRKSPLYNTLISLIFGLIGGILGSVILILSGITINPKDFYLMLPLAIILSLIDSRFICFSYAGGIISLISLVIGYGNINVSGIMFIVGVLHLVESFLILLDGKRSKIPIFVERKGEIVGGFMMNRFWPLPFNVFINNSYIYPAIVIAILGYGDYALTTYPEKKTVKTAGRLSLFSIILLLFANLSVNYPIFKYIAALFAPIGHEITIMIGKREEERGKYLFKASDYGLKILDSCPNSIGETMGLKPGDILLSINGHRIYSKEDMEEILFFRPKYIWIEVFDIEKGLITKEYKDYQRGIRNLGLVVVPKYPVHGIIVEEKQTPFKYWLDKIKNKKARFKN; encoded by the coding sequence ATGGATATTATTTTTCAAGTAATATATTATTCATTAAGTAATATACTTAGCATTTTAAAATCTCCTTTTTTTTGGGTTGTAGTTGGGATAATATATTTCCAATATAGAAAGATAAGTAATATTGAAAGAAATATTTTAGGGGAGAATAGAAAATCTCCCTTGTATAATACTTTAATATCTTTAATATTTGGATTAATAGGTGGTATATTAGGGAGTGTAATATTAATTCTTTCAGGTATTACTATTAATCCAAAGGATTTCTATTTGATGTTGCCTTTAGCCATAATACTTTCTTTGATTGATTCACGATTTATTTGCTTTTCCTATGCTGGTGGGATTATTTCGCTAATAAGTCTTGTGATTGGATATGGAAATATAAATGTATCAGGTATTATGTTTATAGTTGGAGTACTACATTTAGTGGAAAGCTTTTTAATCTTGTTAGATGGGAAACGGAGCAAAATTCCCATATTTGTAGAGAGAAAAGGAGAGATAGTTGGAGGCTTTATGATGAATAGATTTTGGCCTCTTCCATTTAATGTATTTATAAATAATAGTTATATATATCCTGCAATTGTTATAGCTATATTAGGCTATGGAGATTATGCACTTACCACTTATCCTGAGAAAAAAACTGTAAAAACTGCAGGACGGTTATCTTTATTTAGCATTATACTTCTTTTATTTGCAAATCTTTCTGTAAATTATCCTATTTTTAAATATATTGCAGCTTTATTTGCTCCTATAGGTCATGAAATAACTATAATGATAGGAAAACGAGAAGAAGAACGTGGGAAGTATTTGTTTAAGGCTAGTGATTATGGATTAAAAATATTAGATAGCTGCCCTAATAGTATTGGAGAAACTATGGGCTTAAAGCCAGGAGATATATTGTTATCTATAAATGGGCATAGAATATATTCTAAAGAGGATATGGAAGAAATCTTATTCTTTAGACCAAAATATATATGGATAGAAGTTTTTGATATAGAAAAAGGTTTAATTACAAAAGAGTACAAGGATTATCAAAGAGGAATTAGAAATTTAGGATTGGTAGTTGTGCCTAAATATCCTGTACATGGGATTATAGTAGAAGAAAAACAAACTCCTTTTAAATATTGGTTAGATAAAATTAAAAATAAGAAAGCACGATTTAAAAATTAG
- a CDS encoding murein hydrolase activator EnvC family protein, with the protein MHRNKKVIYLLLALVLIFNYAIVFADNNLNSLKKKQKTTIQEINRKKKEINDLQGKTKDIQSQIEQLDKEMEEAAKELEIVEQELDKLNQNIDTTIKELEDAEAKIEDKQDAFNSRLRVMYKNGNVGYLEVLLASADIRDFLSRKQMIQSIANHDVELLKYMKEQRDIIEKKKVELQAQRASVEAAKSKLSARKADLQSASRSKEILMSQLEKDLEAAEEQYDELNKLAKDIESQIVKLQRVEGPYSGGAMNWPVPGHTKISSPFGYRIHPIFKVKKLHTGIDIPAPIGTPVIAAADGTVIYAGTLGGYGNAIMIDHGGGIVTLYGHNSSLVVGEGAQVSKGSTIAKVGSTGFSTGPHVHFEVRKNGSYVDPIPWLKGE; encoded by the coding sequence ATGCATAGAAATAAGAAAGTTATATATCTGCTGTTAGCTTTGGTGCTTATTTTCAATTATGCTATAGTATTTGCAGATAATAATTTAAATAGTTTAAAGAAAAAACAAAAAACTACAATTCAAGAAATTAATAGAAAGAAAAAAGAAATAAATGATTTACAAGGTAAAACTAAAGATATACAATCACAAATAGAACAGTTGGATAAAGAAATGGAAGAGGCAGCTAAGGAATTAGAAATTGTTGAACAAGAATTGGACAAGTTGAACCAAAACATTGATACAACCATTAAAGAGTTAGAGGACGCAGAAGCTAAAATAGAAGATAAACAAGATGCATTTAATTCTCGTTTAAGGGTTATGTATAAGAATGGGAATGTAGGTTATTTGGAAGTTTTATTAGCATCGGCAGATATACGTGATTTTTTATCTCGAAAACAGATGATTCAATCTATTGCTAATCACGATGTAGAGTTGTTAAAATATATGAAAGAACAAAGGGATATTATAGAAAAGAAAAAAGTAGAATTACAAGCTCAAAGGGCTTCTGTTGAAGCAGCTAAATCAAAACTAAGTGCAAGAAAGGCAGATTTACAGAGTGCATCAAGATCTAAGGAAATTCTAATGTCACAATTGGAAAAAGATTTAGAAGCGGCAGAAGAACAGTATGATGAATTAAATAAATTGGCAAAAGATATTGAATCACAAATAGTAAAATTACAAAGAGTAGAAGGACCTTATTCAGGTGGAGCTATGAATTGGCCAGTACCTGGGCACACAAAGATTTCTTCACCTTTTGGGTATAGAATACATCCAATATTTAAAGTAAAAAAATTACATACGGGAATAGATATTCCTGCACCTATAGGAACTCCAGTAATTGCTGCAGCGGATGGTACAGTTATATATGCAGGAACTTTAGGAGGATATGGTAATGCTATAATGATAGATCATGGTGGTGGAATAGTAACTTTATATGGTCATAATTCCTCTTTAGTTGTAGGCGAAGGAGCCCAAGTATCTAAGGGTAGCACTATAGCTAAAGTGGGAAGTACAGGATTTTCTACAGGACCGCATGTGCATTTTGAAGTTAGGAAAAATGGTTCCTATGTAGATCCAATACCATGGTTAAAAGGGGAATAA
- the uvrA gene encoding excinuclease ABC subunit UvrA, which yields MVNDKIIIKGAKEHNLKNIDLELPRNKFIVITGISGSGKSSLAFDTIYAEGQRRYVESLSSYARQFLGQMDKPDVEYIEGLSPSISIDQKTTSRNPRSTVGTVTEIYDYLRLLYARIGTPYCYKCGKEISSQTVDQMVDSIMKLEERTRIQVLAPVVRGKKGEHQRVLENIRKEGFIRVIIDDKMYEVTDEIKLEKNKKHDIYIVVDRIIVKEGIEGRLTDSIEIALKLTDGLVMIDVIDGEPMMFSQKLACPDCGVVIEEMSPRMFSFNSPFGACPNCNGIGYHKEIDQELVIPNPDLSINEGGIAPFNTSNKSSYYYQIFKTLAQEHGFDMDTPLKDAPNEFIDELLYGSNRIISFQFKSPYNGLRNYRGKFEGVIPNLERRYRETNSDYIRNWIDEYMAEIPCPTCKGRRLKDEVLAVKINGLNIAEVTDLSITQAIDFFENLKLDKKQQIIGRQVLKEIRERLAFLRDVGLEYLTLSRSAGTLSGGESQRIRLATQIGSSLVGVIYVLDEPSIGLHQRDNAKLLKTLRDLTDLGNTVIVVEHDESTMYNADYIVDIGPGAGIHGGYVVAEGTIEEIKKNPKSITGQYLSGIKSIEIPKERKKPNGNWLEIKGAKENNLKNIDVKIPLGVFTCVTGVSGSGKSTLVNEILYKSLAQRLNGAKVKPGKHKKILGLEHLDKVIVIDQSPIGRTPRSNPATYTGVFDYIREVFAMTPEAKMRGYDKGRFSFNVKGGRCEACKGDGILKVEMHFLPDVYVPCEVCKGKRYNRETLQVKYKGKTIADILDMTVEEALEFFENIPRIKRKLQTLYDVGLGYIKLGQSSTDLSGGEAQRVKLATELSKRSTGKTVYILDEPTTGLHMADIHKLIKVLNQLVEGGNTVIVIEHNLDVIKTADYIIDLGPEGGDKGGTVVATGAPEEIAKVEESYTGQFLKEIL from the coding sequence TTGGTAAATGATAAAATAATAATTAAAGGTGCTAAGGAACATAATTTAAAGAATATAGATTTAGAATTGCCTAGAAACAAATTCATAGTGATTACTGGAATAAGTGGTTCAGGAAAGTCTTCCTTAGCTTTTGATACCATATATGCAGAAGGGCAACGAAGATATGTAGAGAGCCTTTCTAGTTATGCACGTCAATTTTTAGGGCAGATGGATAAACCAGATGTAGAATATATAGAAGGTTTATCTCCTTCTATATCTATAGATCAAAAGACTACCAGTAGAAATCCTAGGTCTACAGTGGGAACTGTGACTGAAATATACGATTATTTAAGATTACTGTATGCTCGTATAGGTACTCCATATTGTTATAAATGTGGTAAGGAAATTTCTAGCCAAACAGTAGATCAAATGGTAGATAGTATTATGAAATTAGAAGAAAGAACTAGAATACAGGTTTTAGCCCCTGTAGTAAGGGGTAAAAAGGGTGAACATCAAAGGGTACTTGAAAATATCAGAAAAGAAGGTTTTATAAGAGTAATAATAGATGATAAAATGTATGAAGTAACAGATGAAATTAAGCTAGAAAAAAATAAAAAGCATGATATTTATATAGTAGTAGATAGGATAATAGTAAAGGAAGGAATAGAAGGGAGATTGACTGATTCTATAGAAATAGCATTGAAACTTACTGATGGATTAGTAATGATAGATGTAATAGATGGAGAGCCTATGATGTTTAGCCAGAAACTTGCTTGCCCAGATTGTGGAGTAGTAATAGAAGAAATGTCTCCTAGAATGTTCTCTTTTAATTCTCCATTTGGTGCATGTCCTAATTGTAATGGTATTGGATACCATAAAGAAATCGATCAAGAATTGGTAATACCAAATCCTGATTTAAGTATAAATGAGGGAGGCATTGCTCCATTTAACACTTCCAACAAATCCAGTTATTATTATCAAATATTTAAGACTTTAGCACAAGAGCATGGATTTGATATGGATACCCCTTTAAAAGATGCACCTAATGAGTTTATAGATGAATTGCTATATGGAAGTAATAGGATTATATCCTTCCAATTTAAAAGCCCTTATAATGGTTTAAGAAATTATAGAGGGAAATTTGAAGGGGTAATTCCAAATCTTGAAAGAAGGTATAGAGAGACAAATTCCGATTATATAAGAAATTGGATTGATGAATATATGGCAGAAATACCTTGTCCTACATGTAAAGGTAGAAGATTAAAAGACGAAGTATTAGCAGTAAAAATAAATGGATTAAATATAGCAGAAGTGACAGATTTATCTATAACCCAAGCTATAGATTTTTTTGAAAATTTAAAGCTTGATAAAAAGCAACAAATAATAGGGCGACAAGTGTTAAAAGAGATAAGAGAAAGATTAGCATTTTTACGGGATGTAGGACTTGAGTATCTAACCTTGTCTAGAAGTGCAGGAACTTTATCAGGAGGAGAATCTCAAAGAATTAGGTTAGCCACTCAAATAGGTTCTAGTTTAGTAGGGGTAATATATGTATTAGATGAACCAAGTATTGGTTTACATCAAAGGGATAATGCAAAACTTTTAAAAACATTGAGAGATTTGACAGATTTAGGTAATACAGTAATAGTTGTAGAACATGATGAAAGTACTATGTATAATGCAGATTATATAGTAGATATAGGACCAGGTGCCGGAATTCATGGAGGTTATGTAGTGGCAGAGGGTACCATAGAGGAGATAAAGAAAAATCCAAAATCTATTACAGGTCAATATTTATCTGGCATTAAAAGTATAGAAATACCTAAAGAAAGGAAAAAGCCCAATGGGAATTGGTTAGAAATAAAAGGAGCTAAAGAAAATAATTTAAAAAACATAGATGTAAAAATTCCTTTAGGAGTGTTTACTTGTGTAACAGGAGTATCTGGTTCAGGGAAAAGTACTTTAGTTAATGAAATACTATATAAAAGTTTAGCACAAAGATTGAATGGAGCTAAAGTGAAGCCTGGAAAGCATAAAAAAATACTGGGGTTGGAACATTTAGACAAGGTAATAGTAATAGACCAATCTCCTATTGGAAGAACTCCTAGATCTAATCCAGCTACCTATACTGGAGTGTTTGATTATATAAGGGAAGTATTTGCAATGACCCCAGAAGCTAAAATGAGAGGTTATGATAAAGGAAGATTTAGCTTTAATGTAAAGGGAGGAAGATGTGAAGCATGTAAGGGAGATGGAATACTAAAAGTAGAAATGCACTTTCTTCCAGATGTATATGTTCCTTGTGAAGTATGTAAAGGGAAAAGGTATAACAGAGAGACTTTACAGGTTAAATATAAAGGAAAAACAATTGCAGATATATTAGATATGACTGTAGAAGAAGCTCTAGAGTTTTTTGAAAATATTCCTAGAATTAAAAGGAAACTGCAAACATTGTATGATGTAGGATTGGGATATATAAAGTTAGGGCAATCTTCTACAGATTTATCAGGCGGAGAAGCTCAAAGGGTTAAATTAGCTACTGAATTAAGTAAAAGAAGTACAGGAAAGACTGTATATATATTAGATGAACCTACTACAGGGCTTCATATGGCAGATATTCATAAGCTTATAAAAGTATTAAATCAATTAGTAGAAGGAGGGAATACAGTAATAGTAATAGAACATAATTTAGATGTAATAAAGACTGCAGATTATATAATTGATTTAGGACCAGAAGGAGGAGACAAGGGAGGAACTGTAGTAGCCACTGGAGCACCAGAAGAAATAGCAAAAGTAGAAGAATCCTATACGGGGCAGTTTTTGAAAGAAATATTATAA
- the eutH gene encoding ethanolamine utilization protein EutH produces the protein MSDIVLWVMVIFSIIGGIDKLLNNKYGLGRKFEEGFEAMGGLVLSMIGIISLAPAIAQFLMPILSYLSKITHADPSVFTSSILAIDMGGYAISVGVAKDQNIAKFTGLILSSMMGATVSFTIPIAINMIAEEDFAYFAKGILAGIITIPIGMLIGGIAMKLEYKYIFINLIPVVVLAIIIAIGLVKFQQKMIRVFVIIGKIIIAISTIGLLISILGFIFNIKLISNMMLFEEGLTIIGKIVVILSGAYPFFHFIYKIMNKPLNNISKKLGINEFSCLGIITSLANCVPMIGIYDKMDNKGKVMNAAFAVSGAFTFGGQLGYITTISKDMIIPFILAKLSAGISSIVLANQLVVSEEKL, from the coding sequence ATGAGTGATATAGTTTTATGGGTTATGGTCATATTTTCTATTATCGGAGGCATAGACAAACTACTTAATAATAAGTACGGATTAGGTCGTAAATTTGAAGAAGGCTTTGAAGCTATGGGAGGACTAGTTCTTTCCATGATAGGGATTATCAGCTTAGCACCAGCAATTGCACAATTTCTTATGCCAATATTGTCTTATTTATCTAAAATTACTCATGCAGATCCTTCAGTATTTACATCGAGTATATTGGCAATAGATATGGGAGGATATGCTATTAGTGTTGGAGTGGCTAAAGATCAAAATATAGCTAAATTTACTGGTTTAATATTATCATCTATGATGGGAGCAACAGTATCATTTACTATTCCTATAGCTATAAATATGATAGCTGAAGAAGACTTCGCTTATTTTGCAAAGGGTATATTAGCAGGTATAATAACTATTCCAATAGGTATGTTAATTGGTGGAATAGCTATGAAATTAGAATATAAGTACATATTCATAAATTTAATCCCTGTAGTAGTTTTAGCAATAATAATAGCAATAGGACTTGTAAAATTTCAACAGAAAATGATTCGTGTATTTGTTATAATTGGGAAAATTATTATAGCAATAAGTACTATTGGTCTTTTGATAAGCATATTAGGTTTTATATTTAATATAAAATTAATTTCTAATATGATGCTTTTCGAAGAAGGGTTAACAATTATAGGGAAAATAGTAGTGATATTATCAGGTGCTTATCCTTTTTTTCATTTTATTTATAAGATAATGAATAAGCCACTTAATAATATATCAAAAAAGTTGGGTATAAATGAATTTTCTTGTTTAGGAATAATTACTTCTTTAGCTAATTGTGTTCCTATGATTGGAATATATGATAAAATGGATAATAAAGGTAAGGTTATGAATGCAGCTTTTGCTGTTAGTGGAGCTTTTACTTTTGGCGGGCAGTTAGGATACATAACAACTATATCTAAAGATATGATTATACCTTTTATATTGGCAAAGTTATCTGCAGGTATATCTAGTATTGTACTAGCTAATCAATTAGTAGTTTCAGAAGAAAAATTGTAA
- a CDS encoding OsmC family protein encodes MAIEVFKSTAQLTDGMRVECVARDHTIILDEPKELGGTDTGMNPVEAVLCALGACKCIVARCFAKAHRIDLQDFRVEVEGDLDPDGFMGKNKDAKIGLSEIRSKIYIKSSSPKEDIEKFVEFIDRTCPVADTLTNSPKMVTELKIER; translated from the coding sequence ATGGCTATAGAAGTTTTTAAAAGTACTGCCCAATTAACAGATGGCATGAGAGTTGAATGTGTGGCTAGAGACCATACTATTATATTGGATGAACCAAAAGAATTAGGTGGAACTGATACGGGGATGAATCCAGTAGAAGCAGTTTTATGTGCACTTGGTGCTTGTAAATGTATAGTAGCAAGATGTTTTGCAAAAGCTCATAGAATAGATTTGCAAGATTTTCGAGTAGAAGTAGAAGGTGATTTAGATCCAGATGGGTTTATGGGGAAAAATAAAGATGCAAAAATTGGTCTTTCAGAAATAAGATCTAAAATATATATTAAATCTAGTTCACCAAAAGAAGATATAGAAAAATTTGTTGAATTTATAGATAGAACTTGCCCAGTAGCAGATACATTAACTAATTCACCAAAGATGGTTACTGAATTGAAAATAGAAAGATAG
- the uvrB gene encoding excinuclease ABC subunit UvrB, with the protein MNKFKLHSTFNPTGDQPEAIEKLANGIMNNLKYQTLLGVTGSGKTFTMANIIEKVQRPTLVIAHNKTLAYQLASEFKEFFPENAVEYFVSYYDYYQPEAYVPQTDTYIEKDASINEEIDKLRHSATASLFERRDVIIVASVSCIYGLGDPIDYENMVISLRPGMVKDRDEIIKKLIDIQYIRNDINFVRGTFRVRGDVLEIFPASSSENTIRVEFFGDEIDRIVEVNYLTGEIIGLRNHVSIFPASHYATSKDKIERAIISIEEELEERLRELRSQEKLLEAQRLEQRTRYDIEMLREMGFCQGIENYSRHLSGRAPGSRPYTLIDYFPEDFLIIVDESHVTIPQIRGMYEGDRSRKMNLVEYGFRLPSALDNRPLKFEEFEEHINQILFVSATPGPYELEHSQQIVEQIIRPTGLLDPKISVRDTKNQIDDLVGEIKKRSEKNERVLVTTLTKKMAEDLTSYFKEIGIKVTYLHSDVDTIERMEIIRDLRLGKYDVLVGINLLREGLDLPEVSLVAILDADKEGFLRSETSLIQTTGRAARNVSGEVIMYADTITKSMKKAIDETNRRRKIQNEYNKKHGITPKTITKGVRDVIEATIALEEEEKYMEEVFTAEELEATIETLRVAMLKAAEELNFEKAAELRDRMIQLKKMQDVGLQ; encoded by the coding sequence ATGAATAAGTTTAAACTTCATTCAACTTTTAATCCTACTGGGGATCAGCCAGAAGCTATAGAAAAATTAGCTAATGGCATAATGAATAATTTAAAATATCAAACCTTATTAGGGGTAACTGGTTCAGGAAAAACTTTTACTATGGCTAATATAATTGAAAAAGTTCAAAGACCTACTTTAGTAATTGCACATAATAAAACATTAGCTTATCAATTGGCCAGTGAATTTAAAGAATTTTTCCCTGAAAATGCTGTAGAATATTTTGTTTCTTACTATGATTATTATCAACCAGAGGCATATGTACCTCAAACAGATACTTATATTGAAAAAGATGCTTCTATAAATGAAGAAATAGATAAACTTAGGCATTCAGCTACTGCTTCTTTATTTGAGAGAAGGGATGTTATAATAGTAGCTAGTGTTTCATGCATATATGGATTAGGGGACCCAATTGATTATGAAAATATGGTAATTTCTTTAAGACCAGGTATGGTAAAGGATAGAGATGAAATAATAAAAAAATTAATAGACATTCAATATATTAGAAATGATATAAATTTTGTGAGAGGAACTTTTAGGGTACGAGGAGATGTATTAGAGATATTTCCTGCTTCCTCTAGCGAAAATACTATTAGAGTTGAGTTTTTTGGAGATGAGATAGATAGAATAGTAGAAGTTAATTATTTAACAGGAGAAATTATAGGATTGAGAAATCATGTTTCCATATTCCCAGCTTCTCATTATGCTACTTCTAAAGATAAGATTGAAAGGGCTATTATAAGTATTGAAGAGGAATTAGAAGAAAGGCTTAGGGAATTACGTTCTCAGGAAAAATTATTAGAAGCTCAAAGGTTGGAACAGAGAACCAGATATGATATAGAGATGTTGAGGGAGATGGGATTTTGCCAAGGAATAGAAAATTATTCTAGACATTTAAGTGGCAGGGCACCAGGAAGTAGACCTTACACATTAATAGATTATTTTCCTGAAGATTTTTTAATAATTGTAGATGAATCTCATGTGACAATACCTCAAATAAGGGGTATGTATGAAGGGGATAGATCGAGGAAGATGAATTTAGTGGAATATGGATTTAGGCTTCCTTCAGCTTTAGATAATAGACCTTTAAAATTTGAAGAATTTGAAGAACACATAAATCAAATATTATTTGTATCTGCAACGCCTGGTCCTTACGAATTAGAGCATTCTCAACAGATAGTAGAACAGATTATACGTCCTACAGGCTTACTAGATCCAAAGATAAGTGTGAGGGATACTAAAAATCAAATAGACGATTTAGTAGGAGAAATTAAAAAACGATCAGAAAAAAATGAAAGAGTATTGGTAACTACTTTGACCAAGAAAATGGCTGAAGATTTAACTAGTTATTTTAAAGAAATAGGGATAAAGGTAACTTATCTCCATTCTGATGTAGATACAATAGAACGTATGGAGATTATAAGAGATTTACGTTTAGGGAAATATGATGTGCTAGTGGGTATAAATCTATTACGGGAAGGATTAGATTTGCCAGAAGTATCTTTAGTGGCAATATTGGATGCAGATAAGGAAGGTTTCTTAAGATCTGAAACTTCATTAATACAAACTACAGGTAGAGCAGCTAGAAATGTATCAGGTGAAGTTATAATGTATGCAGATACTATAACAAAATCTATGAAAAAAGCAATAGATGAAACCAATAGAAGACGTAAAATACAAAATGAATATAACAAGAAACATGGCATAACTCCTAAGACTATAACAAAAGGAGTAAGAGATGTGATAGAAGCCACTATTGCATTGGAAGAAGAAGAAAAATACATGGAAGAAGTATTTACGGCAGAAGAATTGGAAGCAACAATAGAAACACTAAGGGTTGCTATGCTTAAAGCAGCTGAAGAGTTAAATTTTGAAAAAGCAGCAGAACTTAGAGATAGAATGATCCAACTGAAAAAGATGCAAGATGTAGGACTACAATAG
- the ftsX gene encoding permease-like cell division protein FtsX — translation MSMKFRIFKNMIKQGFQGMWRNRGMGLASVGSITAVLIILGIVLIMVLSINNVVIEIKNKFDEIQIFLEDDITDEQLDYIEEQAKANEGVLSVIYQSKEQAMEIMKEDWGENAYLLEGLETNPLQNSFIVKLKGIEYADSVVNKIKELEGIDEVKYYQDVIEKLVLLAKYVRGGGLIITAILILVSIFIISNTIKITVTAREREINIMKYVGATNGYIRGPFIIEGVLFGLAGAFLSILIVNYGYRYFFNAVNDKLYVLFTVYLVPPIALMKDISIIFIAIGMGIGALGSLLSLKRFLNA, via the coding sequence ATGAGCATGAAATTTCGCATATTTAAAAATATGATAAAGCAAGGATTCCAAGGTATGTGGCGTAATCGAGGAATGGGACTAGCTTCTGTTGGCTCGATTACTGCTGTGTTGATTATACTTGGAATAGTACTTATAATGGTATTGAGTATTAATAATGTTGTAATAGAAATTAAAAATAAATTTGACGAGATACAAATATTTTTGGAGGATGATATTACTGATGAACAGCTAGATTATATTGAAGAACAAGCTAAAGCAAATGAAGGAGTACTTTCAGTTATATATCAATCTAAAGAACAAGCTATGGAGATAATGAAAGAAGACTGGGGAGAAAATGCATATCTATTAGAAGGATTAGAAACCAATCCATTGCAAAACTCTTTTATAGTAAAACTTAAAGGAATAGAATATGCAGATTCAGTAGTCAATAAGATTAAGGAATTAGAAGGTATAGACGAAGTTAAATACTATCAAGATGTTATAGAAAAATTAGTATTGTTGGCTAAATATGTTAGAGGAGGAGGTTTGATAATAACTGCTATTCTTATATTAGTATCTATATTTATAATATCAAATACCATAAAGATTACAGTCACAGCAAGAGAAAGAGAAATTAATATAATGAAGTATGTAGGAGCTACTAATGGATATATAAGAGGACCATTTATAATAGAAGGTGTATTATTTGGTTTAGCAGGAGCCTTTTTATCTATTTTAATAGTAAATTATGGTTATAGATACTTTTTCAATGCAGTAAATGATAAATTATATGTATTATTTACTGTATATTTAGTTCCACCAATTGCATTGATGAAGGATATTTCTATCATATTTATAGCAATTGGAATGGGGATTGGAGCATTAGGAAGTTTACTATCCCTAAAGAGATTTTTAAATGCTTAA
- a CDS encoding S41 family peptidase yields the protein MSKKRVITITVILLLVTNIVTFSLTNKVAIKQKDKVIIPKGEYEQLISSYKKYSKAMSLESYVKNYFLREVDEENLMEGQLKGMFQALEDPYSVYMTKEEFKDFTEHTKGVYGGIGVIITPGEDNLITVVAPIEGTPGERAGLKTGDKIIKVEGKEFTADNMDKATKLMKGKPNTKVNITILRKDKDGKNEYIDMEIVREEIRLVTVKSDILEDNIGYIRITSFDELTYEDFKKELKTLMDKKISGIILDLRNNPGGLLDVCVDIADEFLDEGIVVYTETRNGERTYEKSSAKHVDLPLVVLVNEGSASASEILAGAIKDRNRGILVGNKTFGKGIVQRIKQLSDGSGFKLTVSEYFTPNGTSIHGVGIEPNIVVDLPEGVDEIGIENLEKDTQLKVAIEKMKDMIQ from the coding sequence ATGTCTAAAAAAAGAGTTATAACTATAACAGTTATATTATTACTAGTAACTAATATAGTTACTTTTAGTCTTACTAACAAGGTAGCTATAAAGCAAAAAGATAAGGTTATTATTCCAAAAGGGGAATATGAACAACTTATATCTTCTTATAAAAAATATTCTAAAGCTATGAGTCTAGAATCTTATGTTAAAAATTATTTTCTAAGAGAAGTAGATGAAGAAAATTTAATGGAAGGTCAATTAAAAGGAATGTTTCAGGCGTTAGAAGATCCTTATTCTGTATATATGACTAAAGAAGAATTTAAAGATTTTACAGAACATACTAAAGGAGTATATGGGGGCATAGGAGTAATAATAACTCCAGGAGAAGATAATTTGATAACAGTAGTAGCTCCTATTGAAGGTACTCCAGGAGAACGAGCAGGACTTAAAACAGGGGATAAGATAATTAAAGTAGAAGGTAAAGAGTTTACAGCAGATAATATGGATAAAGCAACAAAGCTTATGAAGGGGAAGCCAAATACAAAGGTAAATATCACTATATTAAGGAAAGATAAAGATGGGAAAAATGAATATATTGATATGGAAATAGTAAGAGAAGAAATAAGGCTAGTTACTGTAAAATCAGATATATTAGAAGATAATATTGGCTATATAAGGATTACATCTTTTGATGAATTAACTTATGAAGATTTTAAGAAGGAATTAAAAACTCTTATGGATAAAAAGATTTCTGGGATTATATTGGATTTAAGAAATAATCCTGGAGGTTTATTAGATGTTTGTGTGGATATTGCTGACGAATTTTTAGATGAAGGGATAGTTGTATATACTGAAACTAGAAATGGAGAAAGAACTTATGAAAAATCTTCAGCGAAACATGTAGATTTACCTTTAGTGGTATTAGTGAATGAAGGAAGTGCAAGTGCTTCAGAAATATTAGCTGGAGCTATTAAGGATAGAAACAGAGGTATACTTGTTGGAAATAAAACTTTTGGTAAGGGAATAGTTCAAAGAATTAAACAATTATCTGATGGCTCTGGATTTAAATTAACAGTATCAGAATATTTTACTCCCAATGGCACTAGTATACATGGTGTAGGAATAGAGCCAAATATAGTTGTTGATTTACCAGAAGGTGTGGATGAGATTGGGATAGAAAATTTAGAGAAGGATACGCAACTTAAAGTAGCCATTGAGAAAATGAAAGACATGATTCAATAA